The following are encoded in a window of Chlorocebus sabaeus isolate Y175 chromosome 22, mChlSab1.0.hap1, whole genome shotgun sequence genomic DNA:
- the UBA3 gene encoding NEDD8-activating enzyme E1 catalytic subunit isoform X4 has translation MADGEEPMAVDGGCGDTGDWEGRWNHVKKFLERSGPFTHPDFEPSTEALSGFRQIHVIDMDTIDVSNLNRQFLFRPKDIGRPKAEVAAEFLNDRVPNCNVVPHFNKIQDFNDTFYRQFHIIVCGLDSVIARRWINGMLISLLNYEDGVLDPSSIVPLIDGGTEGFKGNARVILPGMTACIECTLELYPPQVNFPMCTIASMPRLPEHCIEYVRMLQWPKEQPFGEGVPLDGDDPEHIQWIFQKSLERASQYNIRGVTYRLTQGVVKRIIPAVASTNAVIAAVCATEVFKIATSAYIPLNNYLVFNDVDGLYTYTFEAERKENCPACSQLPQNIQFSPSAKLQEVLDYLTNSASLQMKSPAITATLEGKNRTLYLQSVTSIEERTRPNLSKTLKELGLVDGQELAVADITTPQTVLFKLHFTS, from the exons ATGGCGGATGGCGAGGAGCC AATGGCTGTTGATGGTGGGTGTGGGGACACTGGAGACTGGGAAGGTCGCTGGAACCATGTAAAGAAGTTCCTCGAGCGATCTGGACCCTTCACACACCCTGATTTCGAACCGAGCACTGAA GCCTTGTCTGGTTTTAGACAGATTCATGTTATAGATATGGACACTATAGATGTTTCCAATCTAAATAGGCAGTTTTTATTTAG GCCTAAAGATATTGGAAGACCTAAGGCTGAAGTTGCTGCAGAATTTCTAAATGACAGAGTTCCTAATTGCAATGTAGTTCC ACATTTCAACAAGATTCAAGATTTTAACGACACTTTCTATCGAC aatttcaTATTATTGTATGTGGACTGGACTCTGTCATTGCCAGAAGATGGATAAATGGCATGCTG ATATCTCTTCTAAATTATGAAGATGGTGTCTTAGATCCAAGCTCCATTGTCCCTTTGATAGATGGGGGGACAGAAGGTTTTAAAGGAAATGCCCGGGTGATTCTGCCTGGAATGACTGCTTGTATCGAATGCACGCTGGAACTTTATCCGCCACAG GTTAATTTTCCCATGTGCACCATTGCATCTATGCCCAGGCTACCAGAACACTGTATTGAGTATGTAAGGATGTTGCAGTGGCCTAAGGAGCAGCCTTTTGGAG aagggGTTCCATTAGATGGAGATGATCCTGAACATATACAATGGATTTTCCAAAAATCCCTAGAGAGAGCATCACAATATAATATTAGGGGTGTTACGTATAGACTCACTCAAG GGGTAGTAAAAAGAATCATTCCTGCAGTAGCTTCCACAAATGCCGTCATTGCAG CTGTGTGTGCCACTGAGGTTTTTAAGATAGCCACAAG TGCATACATTCCCTTGAATAATTACTTAGTGTTCAATGATGTAGATGGgctgtatacatacacatttgaAGCAGAAAGAAAG GAAAACTGCCCAGCTTGTAGCCAGCTTCCTcaaaatattcagttttctccATCAGCTAAACTACAGGAGGTTTTGGATTATCTAACCAATAGTGCTTCTCT GCAAATGAAATCTCCAGCCATCACAGCCACTCTAGAGGGAAAAAATAGAACACTTTACTTACAG tcGGTAACCTCTATTGAAGAACGAACAAGGCCAAATCTCTCCAAAACATTGAAAG aattGGGGCTCGTTGATGGACAAGAACTGGCGGTTGCTGATATCACCACCCCACAGACTGTACTATTCAAACTTCATTTTACTTCTTAA
- the UBA3 gene encoding NEDD8-activating enzyme E1 catalytic subunit isoform X3, translating into MADGEEPEKKRRRIEELLAEKMAVDGGCGDTGDWEGRWNHVKKFLERSGPFTHPDFEPSTEALSGFRQIHVIDMDTIDVSNLNRQFLFRPKDIGRPKAEVAAEFLNDRVPNCNVVPHFNKIQDFNDTFYRQFHIIVCGLDSVIARRWINGMLISLLNYEDGVLDPSSIVPLIDGGTEGFKGNARVILPGMTACIECTLELYPPQVNFPMCTIASMPRLPEHCIEYVRMLQWPKEQPFGEGVPLDGDDPEHIQWIFQKSLERASQYNIRGVTYRLTQGVVKRIIPAVASTNAVIAAVCATEVFKIATSAYIPLNNYLVFNDVDGLYTYTFEAERKENCPACSQLPQNIQFSPSAKLQEVLDYLTNSASLQMKSPAITATLEGKNRTLYLQSVTSIEERTRPNLSKTLKELGLVDGQELAVADITTPQTVLFKLHFTS; encoded by the exons ATGGCGGATGGCGAGGAGCC ggagaagaaaagaaggagaatagAGGAGCTGCTGGCTGAGAA AATGGCTGTTGATGGTGGGTGTGGGGACACTGGAGACTGGGAAGGTCGCTGGAACCATGTAAAGAAGTTCCTCGAGCGATCTGGACCCTTCACACACCCTGATTTCGAACCGAGCACTGAA GCCTTGTCTGGTTTTAGACAGATTCATGTTATAGATATGGACACTATAGATGTTTCCAATCTAAATAGGCAGTTTTTATTTAG GCCTAAAGATATTGGAAGACCTAAGGCTGAAGTTGCTGCAGAATTTCTAAATGACAGAGTTCCTAATTGCAATGTAGTTCC ACATTTCAACAAGATTCAAGATTTTAACGACACTTTCTATCGAC aatttcaTATTATTGTATGTGGACTGGACTCTGTCATTGCCAGAAGATGGATAAATGGCATGCTG ATATCTCTTCTAAATTATGAAGATGGTGTCTTAGATCCAAGCTCCATTGTCCCTTTGATAGATGGGGGGACAGAAGGTTTTAAAGGAAATGCCCGGGTGATTCTGCCTGGAATGACTGCTTGTATCGAATGCACGCTGGAACTTTATCCGCCACAG GTTAATTTTCCCATGTGCACCATTGCATCTATGCCCAGGCTACCAGAACACTGTATTGAGTATGTAAGGATGTTGCAGTGGCCTAAGGAGCAGCCTTTTGGAG aagggGTTCCATTAGATGGAGATGATCCTGAACATATACAATGGATTTTCCAAAAATCCCTAGAGAGAGCATCACAATATAATATTAGGGGTGTTACGTATAGACTCACTCAAG GGGTAGTAAAAAGAATCATTCCTGCAGTAGCTTCCACAAATGCCGTCATTGCAG CTGTGTGTGCCACTGAGGTTTTTAAGATAGCCACAAG TGCATACATTCCCTTGAATAATTACTTAGTGTTCAATGATGTAGATGGgctgtatacatacacatttgaAGCAGAAAGAAAG GAAAACTGCCCAGCTTGTAGCCAGCTTCCTcaaaatattcagttttctccATCAGCTAAACTACAGGAGGTTTTGGATTATCTAACCAATAGTGCTTCTCT GCAAATGAAATCTCCAGCCATCACAGCCACTCTAGAGGGAAAAAATAGAACACTTTACTTACAG tcGGTAACCTCTATTGAAGAACGAACAAGGCCAAATCTCTCCAAAACATTGAAAG aattGGGGCTCGTTGATGGACAAGAACTGGCGGTTGCTGATATCACCACCCCACAGACTGTACTATTCAAACTTCATTTTACTTCTTAA
- the UBA3 gene encoding NEDD8-activating enzyme E1 catalytic subunit isoform X2, with protein sequence MADGEEPMAVDGGCGDTGDWEGRWNHVKKFLERSGPFTHPDFEPSTESLQFLLDTCKVLVIGAGGLGCELLKNLALSGFRQIHVIDMDTIDVSNLNRQFLFRPKDIGRPKAEVAAEFLNDRVPNCNVVPHFNKIQDFNDTFYRQFHIIVCGLDSVIARRWINGMLISLLNYEDGVLDPSSIVPLIDGGTEGFKGNARVILPGMTACIECTLELYPPQVNFPMCTIASMPRLPEHCIEYVRMLQWPKEQPFGEGVPLDGDDPEHIQWIFQKSLERASQYNIRGVTYRLTQGVVKRIIPAVASTNAVIAAVCATEVFKIATSAYIPLNNYLVFNDVDGLYTYTFEAERKENCPACSQLPQNIQFSPSAKLQEVLDYLTNSASLQMKSPAITATLEGKNRTLYLQSVTSIEERTRPNLSKTLKELGLVDGQELAVADITTPQTVLFKLHFTS encoded by the exons ATGGCGGATGGCGAGGAGCC AATGGCTGTTGATGGTGGGTGTGGGGACACTGGAGACTGGGAAGGTCGCTGGAACCATGTAAAGAAGTTCCTCGAGCGATCTGGACCCTTCACACACCCTGATTTCGAACCGAGCACTGAA TCTCTCCAGTTCTTGTTAGATACATGTAAAGTTCTAGTCATTGGAGCTGGCGGCTTAGGATGTGAGCTCCTGAAAAATctg GCCTTGTCTGGTTTTAGACAGATTCATGTTATAGATATGGACACTATAGATGTTTCCAATCTAAATAGGCAGTTTTTATTTAG GCCTAAAGATATTGGAAGACCTAAGGCTGAAGTTGCTGCAGAATTTCTAAATGACAGAGTTCCTAATTGCAATGTAGTTCC ACATTTCAACAAGATTCAAGATTTTAACGACACTTTCTATCGAC aatttcaTATTATTGTATGTGGACTGGACTCTGTCATTGCCAGAAGATGGATAAATGGCATGCTG ATATCTCTTCTAAATTATGAAGATGGTGTCTTAGATCCAAGCTCCATTGTCCCTTTGATAGATGGGGGGACAGAAGGTTTTAAAGGAAATGCCCGGGTGATTCTGCCTGGAATGACTGCTTGTATCGAATGCACGCTGGAACTTTATCCGCCACAG GTTAATTTTCCCATGTGCACCATTGCATCTATGCCCAGGCTACCAGAACACTGTATTGAGTATGTAAGGATGTTGCAGTGGCCTAAGGAGCAGCCTTTTGGAG aagggGTTCCATTAGATGGAGATGATCCTGAACATATACAATGGATTTTCCAAAAATCCCTAGAGAGAGCATCACAATATAATATTAGGGGTGTTACGTATAGACTCACTCAAG GGGTAGTAAAAAGAATCATTCCTGCAGTAGCTTCCACAAATGCCGTCATTGCAG CTGTGTGTGCCACTGAGGTTTTTAAGATAGCCACAAG TGCATACATTCCCTTGAATAATTACTTAGTGTTCAATGATGTAGATGGgctgtatacatacacatttgaAGCAGAAAGAAAG GAAAACTGCCCAGCTTGTAGCCAGCTTCCTcaaaatattcagttttctccATCAGCTAAACTACAGGAGGTTTTGGATTATCTAACCAATAGTGCTTCTCT GCAAATGAAATCTCCAGCCATCACAGCCACTCTAGAGGGAAAAAATAGAACACTTTACTTACAG tcGGTAACCTCTATTGAAGAACGAACAAGGCCAAATCTCTCCAAAACATTGAAAG aattGGGGCTCGTTGATGGACAAGAACTGGCGGTTGCTGATATCACCACCCCACAGACTGTACTATTCAAACTTCATTTTACTTCTTAA
- the UBA3 gene encoding NEDD8-activating enzyme E1 catalytic subunit isoform X1 has product MADGEEPEKKRRRIEELLAEKMAVDGGCGDTGDWEGRWNHVKKFLERSGPFTHPDFEPSTESLQFLLDTCKVLVIGAGGLGCELLKNLALSGFRQIHVIDMDTIDVSNLNRQFLFRPKDIGRPKAEVAAEFLNDRVPNCNVVPHFNKIQDFNDTFYRQFHIIVCGLDSVIARRWINGMLISLLNYEDGVLDPSSIVPLIDGGTEGFKGNARVILPGMTACIECTLELYPPQVNFPMCTIASMPRLPEHCIEYVRMLQWPKEQPFGEGVPLDGDDPEHIQWIFQKSLERASQYNIRGVTYRLTQGVVKRIIPAVASTNAVIAAVCATEVFKIATSAYIPLNNYLVFNDVDGLYTYTFEAERKENCPACSQLPQNIQFSPSAKLQEVLDYLTNSASLQMKSPAITATLEGKNRTLYLQSVTSIEERTRPNLSKTLKELGLVDGQELAVADITTPQTVLFKLHFTS; this is encoded by the exons ATGGCGGATGGCGAGGAGCC ggagaagaaaagaaggagaatagAGGAGCTGCTGGCTGAGAA AATGGCTGTTGATGGTGGGTGTGGGGACACTGGAGACTGGGAAGGTCGCTGGAACCATGTAAAGAAGTTCCTCGAGCGATCTGGACCCTTCACACACCCTGATTTCGAACCGAGCACTGAA TCTCTCCAGTTCTTGTTAGATACATGTAAAGTTCTAGTCATTGGAGCTGGCGGCTTAGGATGTGAGCTCCTGAAAAATctg GCCTTGTCTGGTTTTAGACAGATTCATGTTATAGATATGGACACTATAGATGTTTCCAATCTAAATAGGCAGTTTTTATTTAG GCCTAAAGATATTGGAAGACCTAAGGCTGAAGTTGCTGCAGAATTTCTAAATGACAGAGTTCCTAATTGCAATGTAGTTCC ACATTTCAACAAGATTCAAGATTTTAACGACACTTTCTATCGAC aatttcaTATTATTGTATGTGGACTGGACTCTGTCATTGCCAGAAGATGGATAAATGGCATGCTG ATATCTCTTCTAAATTATGAAGATGGTGTCTTAGATCCAAGCTCCATTGTCCCTTTGATAGATGGGGGGACAGAAGGTTTTAAAGGAAATGCCCGGGTGATTCTGCCTGGAATGACTGCTTGTATCGAATGCACGCTGGAACTTTATCCGCCACAG GTTAATTTTCCCATGTGCACCATTGCATCTATGCCCAGGCTACCAGAACACTGTATTGAGTATGTAAGGATGTTGCAGTGGCCTAAGGAGCAGCCTTTTGGAG aagggGTTCCATTAGATGGAGATGATCCTGAACATATACAATGGATTTTCCAAAAATCCCTAGAGAGAGCATCACAATATAATATTAGGGGTGTTACGTATAGACTCACTCAAG GGGTAGTAAAAAGAATCATTCCTGCAGTAGCTTCCACAAATGCCGTCATTGCAG CTGTGTGTGCCACTGAGGTTTTTAAGATAGCCACAAG TGCATACATTCCCTTGAATAATTACTTAGTGTTCAATGATGTAGATGGgctgtatacatacacatttgaAGCAGAAAGAAAG GAAAACTGCCCAGCTTGTAGCCAGCTTCCTcaaaatattcagttttctccATCAGCTAAACTACAGGAGGTTTTGGATTATCTAACCAATAGTGCTTCTCT GCAAATGAAATCTCCAGCCATCACAGCCACTCTAGAGGGAAAAAATAGAACACTTTACTTACAG tcGGTAACCTCTATTGAAGAACGAACAAGGCCAAATCTCTCCAAAACATTGAAAG aattGGGGCTCGTTGATGGACAAGAACTGGCGGTTGCTGATATCACCACCCCACAGACTGTACTATTCAAACTTCATTTTACTTCTTAA